In the Acetobacterium sp. KB-1 genome, AAATTTATCCGTTAAAAACGCCACCTGAGCCCCGCTGGGCAGTTGCCGGTAGATACTGACGCTTTTTCCGGTAACATTGAAATGAATGTTTCGATATAAATCCAAGACCATCTTTTTGAAGGCATCATTATTAGACGCCAATGAATACGCCTTGGAACGTTTAGTATTCTCGTCAGCACTATACTCATCGGTTTTAATCATGAACCGCTTGATCGTTCGCCAATAGTTATAAAATCCTTCCAAAAATCCTAAGAATAGCTGCGAATACTCTTCATGTGTGACTTGAATATCAAAATAGCCTGATTTGATGATCTCTTCTAAGGGATTAATATTAAGTAGATAAATAAAATCGACGAATGCCGTTTCGTTAAATTCGCCTTTCTCATTTTCAAAGGGTTCTAAGGTCTTGATCAGATAGGATTTTTTTACAGTGAGTTCGTCGATAAAGGTTCTAACTAATTTCTTAAAAAGAGTTGACTTAATCAGTTGCCCAAAGCTTGTAAATTTTAAATCGCCTTTGATCAAAGCCGTTCGTTCCAAATTAATGTTTTTCGATTCCATGATGGCCTCCTATTTTATTATCGCTATTAATTCGTTAATGCTGGTAATCAGGTGGGTCGCCCCAGCCTGCCTTAGTTCATCTTCACTTCCAAAACCATAGGTTACGCCAACCGAGTCAATGCCAACTTCTTTGGCACCAATAATATCATAGTGCCGATCTCCCACCATCAGGACATGCTCTAAACTTTGCACATCATTATCTTCTAATAGATCAGTGATGATTTCTTTTTTATTGCTACGGGTACCATCATTATAGGTACCATATACCCGGTCGATCTGGATATCAAGATTGAGCGTATCAATTATTTTCCGGGCATTGGTTTCATTTTTAGTTGTCGCCACACCCAGAAAACAGCCTTCTTGATAGAGGGTACGAACCGTCTCTTCGACGCCTTCGTAAAGCTTGGCCCGAAACATTTCGCCATTACCAACATACTGCTCAAGATAAAATTCATAGCCTTTTCTGGCGTCATCGAGAGAAAACCCATAAACTTCCTGAAATGTTTTAAGAATCGGTGGCCCAATCAGCGGTTCGATATCCAGAATTTTCGGATTGGAAACCTTCATTTTTTTTAGCGCATATTCAAAAGAATTATGTATTGTTTCCTTTGAATTAACAAGGGTTCCGTCCAGGTCAAATAATATGTGTGAGTAGTACATTACATCTCCTTTTGCAAACATTCTTCTTAAAACATCAGACTGTGTTATTTGATTAATTATAATATAGATACGCCTATCCAACAAGACAAAATATTACACTTAACTGGATTAAATCGTTTAACACCGACATTTTCTTAGAAAATTGGTTAAATGTTCCTATCTAAAAGTATCCCTTTATTATATTGTAGCCAGTATGGGGACGTGATATAATATCAACACCAAAATTATTTAAGGAGGATTATAAAAATGATTGCTATACCAATTATTCTC is a window encoding:
- a CDS encoding HAD hydrolase-like protein — protein: MYYSHILFDLDGTLVNSKETIHNSFEYALKKMKVSNPKILDIEPLIGPPILKTFQEVYGFSLDDARKGYEFYLEQYVGNGEMFRAKLYEGVEETVRTLYQEGCFLGVATTKNETNARKIIDTLNLDIQIDRVYGTYNDGTRSNKKEIITDLLEDNDVQSLEHVLMVGDRHYDIIGAKEVGIDSVGVTYGFGSEDELRQAGATHLITSINELIAIIK